A genomic region of uncultured Paludibaculum sp. contains the following coding sequences:
- a CDS encoding protein kinase, whose product MSEGDRWRRVELLFHAALECPAAQRAEFLKAACEGDESLLREVESLLRFEGRGDSLLEKPAWANLDASGDRGRVAAVLAEGARLSHYTIVERLGAGGMGQVYRARDERLQRDVALKVLHPVLAEDPAYMARFLREARLLGSLHHPNIGALLGYEAGDGAAVLVLEFVNGQTLAAHQKGQPLEMPEVFAMARQIASALQAAHEKGIVHRDLKPGNIMVLPGGTVKLLDFGLARRDLGDEEETRTRSALSLRTTEGAILGSIPYMSPEQAEGRTADARSDIFSFGVVLYEMASGRQAFRRETALRSLTALIREDPEPLESVRPDIVPGLAVLAAKCMAKDARGRPQSMTEVIAELDRLQRPPEPLPWPHVVVEPRRRRTWIVWATVAVVIVAVGWYAVTRRAVDETVPFTNLPGRECAPAVSPDGRLVAFAWNGGGDGRFHVYIQPVGVGSARRLTDEAEEETHPAWSPDGERLAFDRFDGARSGVCVADAVSGRGKVVASGFTGGLLPVWSPDGAWIYFAAEEAGRPGIWRATRDGGAPQAVLAGAGYAVRFSPDGRYLYYLKSRQAGQLWRMPAGGGAPELVHPDVRNRNFVVLNDGLLLLDATSGESENPREAQACFYRLSTRGMEFLPMKTPGAVTKDGIALGPDARWLFYTQVDATGGGLIRAVMPAGAMRLQSGK is encoded by the coding sequence ATGAGTGAGGGCGATCGCTGGCGCCGGGTGGAACTGCTGTTCCATGCTGCGCTGGAGTGCCCGGCGGCGCAGCGGGCGGAGTTTCTGAAGGCCGCGTGTGAGGGGGACGAGAGCCTGCTGCGCGAGGTAGAGTCGCTGTTGAGATTCGAGGGGCGGGGCGACTCGCTGCTGGAGAAGCCAGCCTGGGCGAACCTCGACGCGAGTGGTGACCGCGGGCGCGTGGCCGCTGTGCTGGCGGAGGGCGCCAGGCTGAGCCACTACACGATTGTTGAGCGTCTGGGGGCCGGCGGCATGGGGCAGGTCTACCGGGCCCGGGACGAGCGGCTGCAACGTGATGTCGCCCTGAAGGTGCTGCACCCGGTGCTGGCCGAGGATCCGGCCTACATGGCACGCTTCCTGCGGGAGGCGCGGCTGCTGGGCTCGCTCCATCATCCGAACATTGGGGCATTGTTGGGCTACGAAGCTGGCGACGGGGCGGCGGTGCTGGTGTTGGAGTTCGTCAACGGCCAGACTCTGGCCGCGCATCAGAAAGGGCAGCCTCTGGAGATGCCCGAGGTGTTCGCGATGGCCCGGCAGATCGCGTCCGCCCTGCAGGCGGCCCACGAGAAGGGTATCGTCCATCGGGATCTCAAGCCCGGGAACATCATGGTCTTGCCCGGCGGGACGGTGAAGCTGCTGGATTTTGGGCTGGCGCGGCGCGATCTGGGTGATGAGGAGGAGACGCGGACGCGCTCCGCTCTCTCGCTGCGCACGACTGAAGGGGCGATTCTTGGCAGTATTCCGTATATGTCGCCCGAGCAGGCCGAGGGACGGACCGCCGATGCACGGTCGGACATCTTCTCCTTTGGCGTGGTGTTGTACGAGATGGCGTCGGGACGGCAGGCGTTCCGGCGGGAGACGGCGCTGCGGAGTCTCACTGCGCTGATTCGCGAGGATCCTGAGCCGTTGGAGTCGGTAAGGCCGGACATCGTGCCGGGGCTGGCGGTGTTGGCCGCGAAGTGCATGGCCAAGGATGCTAGAGGGCGGCCGCAGTCGATGACGGAAGTGATTGCGGAACTGGACCGGCTGCAGAGGCCGCCCGAGCCGCTACCTTGGCCCCACGTTGTGGTGGAACCGCGGCGCCGGAGAACGTGGATTGTGTGGGCGACGGTCGCCGTGGTGATCGTTGCGGTTGGTTGGTACGCCGTGACTCGTCGGGCGGTGGATGAGACTGTGCCGTTTACCAACTTGCCGGGGAGGGAATGCGCTCCGGCGGTTTCGCCCGATGGACGGTTGGTGGCCTTTGCCTGGAACGGAGGTGGAGATGGGCGGTTTCACGTCTATATCCAGCCAGTCGGCGTGGGCAGTGCACGGCGTCTGACGGATGAGGCTGAAGAGGAGACGCATCCGGCGTGGTCACCGGATGGCGAGCGCTTGGCTTTTGATCGCTTCGATGGGGCGAGGTCCGGCGTCTGTGTCGCCGACGCCGTCAGCGGTCGAGGAAAAGTCGTGGCGTCCGGGTTCACCGGCGGCTTGCTTCCGGTGTGGTCTCCGGACGGCGCCTGGATCTATTTCGCCGCTGAGGAGGCCGGACGGCCGGGCATCTGGCGGGCCACCCGGGATGGTGGCGCTCCGCAGGCGGTGCTGGCTGGTGCCGGGTACGCCGTGCGGTTCTCGCCGGATGGGCGGTATTTGTACTACCTCAAGAGCCGGCAGGCCGGGCAGTTGTGGCGTATGCCCGCAGGGGGAGGCGCGCCGGAGCTGGTGCATCCGGATGTCCGCAACCGCAACTTCGTTGTTCTCAACGATGGGCTGCTGCTGCTGGATGCGACGAGCGGCGAGAGTGAGAACCCTCGTGAGGCGCAGGCCTGCTTCTACCGGTTGTCGACAAGGGGAATGGAGTTCCTGCCGATGAAGACGCCGGGCGCGGTGACGAAAGATGGCATTGCTCTGGGGCCCGACGCGCGGTGGCTGTTCTATACACAAGTCGACGCAACGGGCGGAGGTCTGATCCGCGCAGTGATGCCGGCGGGGGCAATGCGGCTACAATCAGGCAAGTGA
- a CDS encoding sigma-70 family RNA polymerase sigma factor — translation MEPTINVTGLLNAWRAGDQAALERLMPMLYEELRRTARHYMRLERAGHTFQTTDLVNEAYLRLLGARQMEYQDRVHFFALAAQMMRRVLVDHARARAYQKRGGGAKHVPLEESMVMTPGRESEVVQLDDALTELAKVDARKARIVELRFFAGLSVEETASVLEVSTQTVLRDWKLAKAWLLRHMSQDANE, via the coding sequence ATGGAACCCACGATCAATGTCACGGGTTTATTAAACGCCTGGCGGGCCGGCGACCAGGCGGCACTGGAACGGCTGATGCCGATGCTGTATGAGGAGCTGCGCCGTACGGCCCGGCACTACATGCGGCTGGAGCGCGCGGGCCACACGTTTCAGACGACGGATCTGGTGAACGAGGCGTACCTGCGGCTGCTGGGCGCGCGGCAGATGGAGTATCAGGACCGGGTCCACTTCTTCGCCCTGGCCGCGCAGATGATGCGGCGAGTGCTGGTGGACCATGCCCGGGCGCGCGCCTATCAGAAGCGTGGTGGGGGCGCCAAACACGTGCCTCTGGAAGAGTCGATGGTGATGACGCCGGGCAGGGAATCGGAAGTGGTTCAGTTGGACGACGCACTGACGGAGTTGGCTAAGGTGGACGCTCGGAAGGCGCGAATTGTCGAACTGCGGTTCTTTGCCGGGCTGAGCGTGGAGGAGACGGCGTCTGTCCTGGAGGTCTCGACGCAGACCGTGCTGCGCGACTGGAAACTGGCGAAGGCGTGGCTGCTGCGCCACATGAGCCAGGATGCCAATGAGTGA
- a CDS encoding uroporphyrinogen decarboxylase family protein has protein sequence MTSRERVLTAFQHRQPDRIPIDLSGHRSSGIAARAYPALRAALGLPPKPVYVYDPVQQLAIVHDDVLDRFHVDTLELGRGFCHGEQWWADWTLPGGQPCKMPVWALPERHQDNWVIRAPSGRVIARMPEGSEHFDQTWWPFLDGPEDLTRIEELYPEHMWTGIASPPGPSIQSMGPLSAGAAGLRASTPRAIIGLFGGNLLEMGQFYYRMDQFLMMLGDEPARVHRFLDALVEIHLKNLQRYLAAVGPYIDIISFGDDLGSQNGPQISPRMYKEFFQPRHQLMWARARQLAPVKVMLHCCGGVRPLLPLLIEAGLDAINPVQISARGMEAQALKRDFGRDLVFWGGGCDTQRVLPQATPDQVRAHVLEQCQALSTEGGFVFQQVHNILGNVPPANIIAMYDAVASYS, from the coding sequence ATGACCTCGCGCGAACGCGTCCTGACAGCTTTCCAGCATCGCCAGCCGGATCGCATTCCCATCGACCTCTCCGGCCACCGCTCCTCCGGCATCGCCGCCCGTGCCTACCCTGCCCTGCGCGCCGCGCTCGGCCTGCCGCCCAAGCCTGTCTACGTCTACGACCCCGTCCAGCAGCTCGCCATCGTTCATGACGACGTCCTCGACCGCTTCCACGTCGACACGCTCGAACTCGGCCGCGGCTTCTGCCATGGCGAGCAATGGTGGGCCGATTGGACCCTGCCCGGTGGCCAGCCCTGCAAAATGCCCGTCTGGGCGCTACCGGAACGCCATCAGGACAACTGGGTGATCCGCGCACCCTCCGGCCGCGTCATCGCACGCATGCCCGAAGGGTCCGAGCACTTCGATCAGACCTGGTGGCCCTTCCTCGATGGCCCCGAGGACCTCACCCGCATCGAGGAACTCTACCCCGAACACATGTGGACCGGCATCGCCTCGCCGCCCGGCCCCTCCATCCAGTCGATGGGGCCACTCTCCGCCGGAGCGGCCGGCCTCCGCGCCTCCACCCCACGCGCCATCATCGGCCTGTTCGGCGGCAATCTCCTCGAGATGGGCCAGTTCTACTACCGCATGGATCAATTCCTGATGATGTTGGGCGACGAACCTGCGCGTGTCCACCGCTTCCTCGATGCCTTGGTCGAGATCCACCTGAAGAACCTCCAGCGCTACCTCGCGGCCGTCGGCCCCTACATCGACATCATCAGCTTTGGCGACGACCTGGGCTCGCAAAACGGCCCGCAGATCTCCCCTCGCATGTACAAGGAGTTCTTCCAGCCGCGCCACCAGCTCATGTGGGCGCGAGCCCGTCAACTCGCCCCCGTGAAAGTGATGCTGCACTGCTGCGGCGGCGTCCGGCCGCTACTACCGCTGCTGATCGAAGCCGGGCTCGACGCCATCAACCCCGTCCAGATCAGCGCCCGCGGCATGGAAGCCCAGGCCTTGAAGCGCGACTTCGGCCGCGACCTCGTCTTCTGGGGCGGTGGCTGCGACACGCAACGCGTCTTGCCCCAAGCCACGCCCGATCAGGTCCGCGCCCATGTCCTGGAGCAGTGCCAAGCCCTGTCCACCGAGGGCGGCTTCGTCTTCCAGCAGGTTCACAACATCCTGGGCAACGTGCCGCCCGCCAACATCATCGCCATGTACGACGCCGTCGCGTCCTACTCGTAG
- a CDS encoding RraA family protein has product MQDWIEYLKTVDTPTLSNAIEVLDVRPRAQGFTPLQVRCLFPEFGRMVGYAVTAQVETVTQTGPGGPEGHIELYRQLEQMPKPAVIVLQEIGGFPDYAAHCGEVMATFFTKLGAVGLVSDSAVRDIPEVRAMGFHYFARGVCASHANFRIVRCGMPVTVCGMPVTQGELLHGDENGLITVPFVDPERIKTAVNSVRDRERKIMDYVRGPNFTIDGFEGKIYE; this is encoded by the coding sequence ATGCAGGACTGGATTGAATATCTGAAGACCGTGGACACGCCCACGCTTTCAAACGCGATTGAAGTGTTGGACGTCCGGCCGCGCGCGCAGGGCTTCACGCCGCTGCAGGTGCGCTGCCTGTTCCCGGAGTTCGGGCGGATGGTCGGCTACGCCGTTACGGCGCAGGTGGAGACGGTGACGCAAACAGGTCCGGGCGGCCCTGAGGGGCACATCGAGCTCTACCGGCAACTGGAGCAGATGCCGAAGCCGGCGGTGATCGTGCTGCAGGAGATTGGCGGGTTTCCGGACTACGCGGCGCATTGCGGCGAAGTGATGGCCACGTTCTTCACGAAGCTGGGTGCCGTGGGGTTGGTGTCGGACTCGGCCGTACGCGACATCCCCGAGGTGCGGGCGATGGGCTTCCACTACTTTGCGCGGGGCGTCTGCGCGTCGCACGCGAATTTCCGGATTGTGCGCTGTGGGATGCCGGTGACGGTGTGTGGAATGCCGGTGACGCAGGGCGAGCTGCTGCATGGAGATGAGAACGGGTTGATCACGGTGCCGTTCGTCGATCCGGAGCGGATCAAAACCGCCGTCAATTCCGTGCGCGACCGCGAGCGGAAGATCATGGACTACGTGCGCGGGCCGAACTTCACAATCGACGGCTTTGAAGGCAAGATCTACGAGTAG
- a CDS encoding carboxymuconolactone decarboxylase family protein, whose protein sequence is MNVQSVLAQSELTEQQTWTNAVACALACRNEVLSQAIVAEAATKLSPAQLSSAKAAFAIMQMNNIFYRFRHMVGKDDYANIPARLRMQTIRTHGGDPVDFELACLAVSTINGCEACVRSHEAVVREKGVTAEAVVASVRIASTLHAAASVIEAAKV, encoded by the coding sequence TTGAATGTCCAGAGCGTGCTGGCGCAGTCGGAGTTGACTGAGCAGCAGACCTGGACGAATGCCGTGGCGTGCGCGCTGGCCTGCCGGAATGAGGTGTTGAGCCAGGCGATTGTGGCCGAGGCGGCGACCAAGCTCTCACCAGCGCAGTTGAGCTCCGCCAAGGCGGCCTTTGCGATTATGCAGATGAATAACATCTTCTATCGCTTCCGGCATATGGTGGGCAAGGACGATTACGCCAATATTCCGGCGCGGCTGCGAATGCAGACCATCCGGACACATGGCGGGGATCCGGTGGACTTCGAACTGGCGTGTCTGGCGGTGTCGACCATCAACGGCTGCGAGGCTTGTGTACGGTCGCACGAGGCAGTGGTGCGCGAGAAGGGCGTCACGGCGGAAGCCGTGGTGGCGAGCGTGCGGATTGCTTCGACGCTGCATGCGGCTGCCTCGGTGATTGAAGCGGCCAAGGTGTAG
- a CDS encoding peroxiredoxin, which translates to MLGVGQKFPEYKVTATVSNDIKTAFQEIGSDSHPGKWKVLFFWPKDFTFVCPTEIVAFGKLNKDFADRDAVLMGASIDSEFVHLAWRQNHADLKDLPIPMLADVKRELSSALGIIDPGAGVSQRAVYIVDPENVIRFVMVTDLSVGRNSSEVLRVLDALQTDELCPCNWNKGQETIHV; encoded by the coding sequence ATGCTTGGAGTTGGACAGAAGTTCCCCGAATACAAAGTGACCGCCACGGTCAGCAACGACATCAAGACGGCGTTCCAGGAGATCGGCAGCGATTCTCATCCTGGCAAGTGGAAGGTCCTCTTCTTCTGGCCGAAGGACTTCACCTTTGTGTGCCCGACGGAGATTGTGGCCTTCGGCAAGTTGAACAAGGACTTCGCCGATCGCGACGCCGTCCTGATGGGCGCGAGCATCGACAGCGAGTTCGTGCACCTGGCCTGGCGGCAGAACCATGCCGACCTGAAGGATCTGCCGATCCCGATGCTGGCCGACGTGAAGCGCGAGCTGAGCTCGGCTCTGGGCATCATCGATCCCGGCGCCGGCGTGAGCCAGCGCGCGGTGTATATTGTGGATCCGGAGAACGTGATCCGCTTCGTGATGGTGACCGACCTGTCCGTGGGCCGGAACAGCAGTGAAGTGCTGCGCGTGTTGGATGCGCTGCAGACCGATGAGCTGTGCCCCTGCAACTGGAACAAGGGCCAGGAAACGATTCACGTGTAA
- a CDS encoding transcriptional repressor, whose protein sequence is MQSSQEHTLSEFRQQCRAAGLSLTHQREVIFLAVTASKGHPSPESIYEEVRRQIPSISLATVYKNIRTFLEAGLLREVSPHHGPLRLEANLVDHHHLVCTRCKAIVDLAETDLGPVQLKRDLPSGFRVMRYSVEFQGLCPDCVSDIKKP, encoded by the coding sequence ATGCAGTCGAGTCAGGAACACACGCTGAGCGAGTTCCGGCAGCAATGCCGGGCAGCCGGGCTCTCGTTGACGCATCAACGGGAAGTGATCTTTCTGGCGGTGACGGCGTCGAAGGGGCATCCGTCGCCCGAGTCGATCTACGAAGAGGTGCGCCGGCAGATCCCCTCGATCTCGCTGGCGACGGTGTACAAGAACATCCGCACATTTCTCGAGGCAGGGTTGCTGCGCGAGGTGAGTCCGCATCACGGACCGCTGCGGCTGGAGGCGAATCTCGTCGATCATCACCATCTGGTTTGCACGCGCTGCAAGGCGATTGTGGACCTGGCGGAGACGGACCTGGGACCGGTGCAACTGAAGCGCGACCTGCCGTCGGGCTTTCGGGTGATGCGCTACAGCGTGGAGTTCCAGGGGTTGTGTCCCGATTGCGTTTCCGATATCAAAAAGCCTTAA
- a CDS encoding alpha/beta hydrolase, giving the protein MTGTKTKRSLEPGTQQFIDAVAAQGGPPLYTLSKEDARKVLEDAQAIPVTKLDADIEDLLLPTGPSGKVSVRIYRPVGAKGALPAVMYFHGGGWILGSKNTHDRLLRDMVNLTPAAFVFVNYTPSPEAQYPIPVEECYAATRYVAEHGPDLNIDATRVAVMGDSVGGQITAAVTLLAKERGAPSIAHQVLCYPVTDSDFSRESYLTFAEGPWLTRPAMQWFWDNFAPNPQDRKKITASPARASKAELAGLPPALVIVDENDVLRDEGEEYAMKLSEAGVEVVAVRYLATVHDFMMLNGLATTPATRSAIELAASTLRKALGL; this is encoded by the coding sequence ATGACTGGAACCAAAACCAAGAGAAGCCTCGAACCGGGCACGCAGCAGTTCATCGACGCCGTGGCGGCCCAAGGCGGCCCGCCGCTGTACACCCTCTCCAAGGAAGATGCGCGCAAAGTCCTGGAGGATGCGCAGGCGATTCCGGTTACTAAACTTGACGCCGACATCGAGGATCTCCTCCTGCCCACCGGCCCGTCCGGTAAGGTCTCCGTGCGCATCTACCGGCCCGTCGGCGCCAAGGGCGCTCTACCCGCGGTGATGTACTTTCACGGCGGCGGCTGGATTCTGGGCAGCAAGAACACGCACGACCGCCTCCTGCGGGACATGGTGAACCTCACCCCGGCAGCCTTCGTCTTCGTGAACTACACCCCGTCACCGGAGGCTCAATACCCGATCCCCGTGGAGGAGTGTTACGCCGCCACCCGCTACGTGGCCGAACACGGGCCGGACCTCAATATCGACGCCACCCGCGTCGCCGTCATGGGCGACAGCGTCGGCGGACAAATCACCGCCGCCGTCACTCTTCTCGCGAAGGAGCGCGGAGCCCCCTCCATCGCCCACCAGGTGCTCTGCTACCCGGTGACCGATTCGGACTTCTCTCGTGAGTCCTACCTGACCTTCGCCGAGGGCCCCTGGCTCACCCGGCCCGCCATGCAGTGGTTCTGGGACAACTTCGCACCCAACCCGCAGGATCGTAAGAAGATCACAGCCTCTCCGGCGCGCGCTTCCAAGGCCGAACTGGCCGGACTCCCGCCCGCCTTGGTCATCGTGGATGAAAACGACGTCCTGCGCGACGAGGGCGAGGAGTACGCCATGAAACTCAGCGAAGCCGGAGTCGAAGTCGTCGCTGTCCGTTACCTGGCCACCGTTCATGACTTCATGATGCTGAACGGCCTCGCCACAACGCCCGCAACCCGCAGCGCCATCGAACTCGCGGCAAGCACTCTCCGCAAGGCCCTTGGCCTCTGA
- a CDS encoding glucose 1-dehydrogenase has translation MSKLKGKVAIVTGASKGIGASIAEHLAAEGASVVVNYSSSKSGADAVVERIQKAGGTAVAVQANVSQEAGVLQLFEETKKTFKRLDILVNNAGIYSFAELAAITPEHFHQQFDLNVLGLLLATREAAKLIGPEGGSIVNISSIVAPMPVANAAVYSATKAAVDAITVALSLELGPRKIRVNSVNPGMVETEGLHSTGIAASDFRKQLESSTPLGRIAQPDDIAKVVSFFATDDAGWVTGQTLLVTGGQRQ, from the coding sequence GTGAGCAAACTGAAGGGCAAAGTCGCTATCGTCACCGGCGCCTCCAAGGGCATCGGAGCCTCCATCGCGGAACATCTCGCTGCGGAAGGCGCCTCCGTCGTCGTCAACTACTCCAGCAGCAAATCCGGCGCCGACGCCGTTGTGGAACGCATCCAAAAGGCCGGCGGCACGGCGGTGGCCGTCCAGGCGAATGTGTCACAGGAAGCCGGCGTCCTGCAGTTGTTCGAGGAGACAAAGAAGACCTTCAAGCGCCTCGATATCCTCGTGAACAATGCCGGCATCTACTCCTTCGCGGAACTGGCGGCCATTACGCCGGAGCATTTCCATCAACAGTTTGACCTGAACGTGCTTGGCCTCCTGCTCGCAACCAGGGAGGCCGCGAAACTGATCGGGCCCGAGGGCGGCTCCATCGTCAACATCAGTTCGATCGTTGCCCCGATGCCGGTTGCCAACGCAGCCGTGTACTCGGCCACCAAAGCGGCGGTCGACGCCATCACCGTCGCCCTTTCCCTCGAGTTGGGTCCGCGCAAGATCCGGGTGAACTCGGTAAACCCGGGCATGGTGGAAACGGAAGGCCTCCACTCCACCGGCATTGCCGCCAGCGATTTCCGGAAGCAACTGGAGAGTTCGACGCCACTGGGCCGAATCGCCCAACCGGACGACATCGCCAAGGTGGTGTCCTTCTTCGCAACAGACGACGCCGGCTGGGTCACCGGCCAGACCTTACTAGTCACAGGAGGCCAGCGCCAGTAG
- a CDS encoding DUF2277 domain-containing protein, whose protein sequence is MRILFQSCDAVWIVCRSIKVLRNQEPPVTPAEIDAAALQFVRKISGFQKPSKANQEAFERAVREISAASGRLLQSIAMNAPLRRPPARVEGE, encoded by the coding sequence GTGCGGATTCTCTTCCAATCGTGCGACGCTGTATGGATTGTGTGCCGCAGCATCAAAGTACTGAGAAACCAGGAGCCGCCGGTCACTCCGGCCGAGATTGACGCCGCCGCACTGCAGTTTGTGCGGAAGATCAGCGGATTCCAGAAGCCATCAAAGGCGAACCAGGAAGCGTTTGAGAGGGCGGTACGGGAGATCAGCGCCGCCAGTGGGCGGCTGCTGCAGAGCATCGCGATGAATGCTCCACTACGCCGGCCGCCAGCTCGGGTTGAAGGCGAATGA